Part of the Paenibacillus sp. JNUCC32 genome is shown below.
CGAGCACATTGATTGAACAGAAGGATGCGGAGCTGAGACGCAAGCAAAGCGTGCTGCATTTTTTCTGGGAATATAACCGAAACGTGCATGTGAGCGATGAAGCGGAAAAATATCATGCACTGAGTGAAGCCGTCCGAAACTCCTTGCTCCCGCCGGCTGCAGGGGATTTCCGGGTGACCGGCGCAGCCTTTTGGGGACGAAGGGATGAAGGCATTGCCCAAATTGGGGGTAATGTAGGTAAAGGACGGTATTTCCCGTTCGATGGGAAAAAGGATCATTCGCCAAGCAACCAGTCGATTTACGTGATTGATGTCTATAATAGTGGAAAATGGGCATTTTATCACGAAGAGGAAGTTGCGCAGGTGTATGTGTTCTGCTATCCTTTAGGTGTAAATCATGTATTGTCCGTGCATTTTACGGGACATGAGATTCTTACGGATGAAGATCTCGCGGAGGTTGTGGAACAGAATCGTGAGCTGCTTCGTACCATCAGGCATTTAGTTGGAGGGGATTCGTCGTGAGCAGGAATGAGAAGAAGAGAACGTCAGGTCATCCGCAGGGGTCCGCCAATGGCAGCAGCTGGGTGGTTCGGGGGCCCGTACCGATGATGAGTACGCTGAAATCCCGGAAGCGCTCGGTCAGA
Proteins encoded:
- a CDS encoding TIR domain-containing protein is translated as MTIPKPNLFIGSSREAIKYARAIHEQIKRSAQVTPWYGGTFGANMYTMEALEKQLASSDFGVFVFSPDDVALIRGKHVFVTRDNTLFEMGLYWGRLGRRRVYCIIPDQVEADSSSVQDVIVKDYHLLSDLQGITLLEYELRSDDDYKSAVDVACGHILSAIETEGFYNNPSTLIEQKDAELRRKQSVLHFFWEYNRNVHVSDEAEKYHALSEAVRNSLLPPAAGDFRVTGAAFWGRRDEGIAQIGGNVGKGRYFPFDGKKDHSPSNQSIYVIDVYNSGKWAFYHEEEVAQVYVFCYPLGVNHVLSVHFTGHEILTDEDLAEVVEQNRELLRTIRHLVGGDSS